Below is a window of Halarcobacter anaerophilus DNA.
AAAAAAGATAGGTATATAAATGGAATATTTTTTATCAAATAGAAATATAAAAGTTCCTAATATGATTTATGGAACAGCTTGGAAAAAAGAAAAAACGGCATTATTTGTAGAACAAGCTTTATTAAGTGGATTTAAGGGAATTGATACTGCTTGTCAACCAAAACATTATCAAGAAAACTTAGTAGGGCAGGGCTTGTTAAAAGCTTTTGAAAAAGGAGTAAAAAAAGAAGAGATATATCTTCAAACAAAATTTACTCCAATAGACGGGCAGGATAGAAATAATATGCCTTATTTGCTTAATGATTCTTTGGAAGTGCAAATTGAAAAATCTTTTGAAATCTCGAAAAAAAATCTAAAAACTGATTTTATAGACTCATATATTTTACACTCTCCTATTTTTCCCGGAAGCAAACTATTAAAAGCTTGGGAAGTAATGAGCAGTTTTTGTGAAAACACAGAAGTAGGGCAGTTGGGGATTAGCAATTGTTATGATTTGGATGTTTTGAAATATTTATATGAAAAAGTAGAAATAAAACCTTCTATTTTACAAAATAGATTTTTTGCACAAACTTCTTATGATAAACAACTTAGACAATGGTGTACTGAAAGAGGAATTATATATGAAAGTTTTTGGTCTTTAACCGCAAATCCACATATTCTTGCAAGTACAGTCGTAAATAAACTCTCTTTAAAATATAAAAGAAGTGAAGCTTTGATTTTTTATAAGTATTTAAATCAAAGAAAAATAATCCCCCTAAACGGGACAACATCTTTAG
It encodes the following:
- a CDS encoding aldo/keto reductase family protein — encoded protein: MEYFLSNRNIKVPNMIYGTAWKKEKTALFVEQALLSGFKGIDTACQPKHYQENLVGQGLLKAFEKGVKKEEIYLQTKFTPIDGQDRNNMPYLLNDSLEVQIEKSFEISKKNLKTDFIDSYILHSPIFPGSKLLKAWEVMSSFCENTEVGQLGISNCYDLDVLKYLYEKVEIKPSILQNRFFAQTSYDKQLRQWCTERGIIYESFWSLTANPHILASTVVNKLSLKYKRSEALIFYKYLNQRKIIPLNGTTSLEHMKDDLKIAEFSLEDNELEKIDKLLE